In Candidatus Methylomirabilota bacterium, the genomic stretch CCGCGGTGGTCAATGCTATCGTCGACGCGCTGGCCGAGCTGGGCGTGGAGCACGTGGAGATGCCGGCCACGCCGGAGCGGGTCTGGCGAGCGATTCAGGACGCCCGGAGCTCGAGCCGGGCCTGAAGCGAGGAGGGAGCCCGCGCACCCCCCCGGGATGCGCGGGCCCACTGCGCTACTTCTTCTTCGCCGTGCAGCTCTTCGCCGAAGCCGACCACATGCCGCCGGCCTTCTCACAGTCGGCCTTGGTGCGGTACTTCGACATCGTGTCGCCCGAGCCGGACGGGCTGGCCGAGGGCGAGCTGGGGGACGTGCTCGGTGCGCTCTGAACGCCGCTGCCCGATGGACTCTTGCCGCCCGACGGGCTGCTGCTCGGAGGCTTCGTGCCGCCGGCGCCACTGCCACTCTGGGCGAGGGCGATCGCAGGTACCAACGCCAGGATGCCAACGAGAAGTGCCGCTGTCAGTTTCTTCATGCGTTTTTCCTCCGCGAGATCGGTGCGTCTCGCTTGGGCCACAATGGACTCGGCGCTGTGCGCGCCAGCCGGATCAGGGTGCAAGATCCGGTCCCCCGCGCAAACCCTGGTTTTGTCAGGCTCTGCGGGCGAGCCTCCGGGTAGGGCGGGGGAAGATCACGGAAGGAGATTTCCCGGGGTCTTCAGCTACAGGCGATCGTATAGACGTCCGTCACCCCGTCGGGCAGGCGCTGCTCGTGCCAGGCGCGGCCCCCATCCCGGGTGCCGAAGACCTGACCGCTGCGGCTGACGCAATAGACCTGCTCGGGATCGCGGGGATGCAGGGCCACCGCCATCATGGTGCTGTCGGCCTTGATGCCGCGGTCGAAGCGTGTCCAGGTCTCGCCGAGATCCTGGCTACGGTAGAGGGAGCCATCCTCACTGCGGGCCGCCGGACTGAGGCAGGCGTAGAGCGTGCGCGGATCTTGCGGCGAGACCCGCACGTCCCGCGCGTACGTGAGCGGCGAGAACCGGCCGATCTCCATGTCGCGCCAGGTGGCTCCCCGGTCGACGCTCTGGAACAGGCCCATCCGGACGGCGAGAAACACCGTGCCCGGGCGGGCCGCGCTCACGCACAGCGCGTGGCTGTCCAGCATGCCTTCCGTGTCGGAGTCGCTCTGGATCCGGCTCTTGAGGTGCGGCTGCTCGGCGAGCTCCGCCAGCCCCGTGCTGCAATCGTCCCACGTCTCGCCACCGTCGGGGCTGCGCATGACGCCTCCGACTTCCAGCGCCCCATAGACCTCCTCCGGCTTCGCCGGGTCGATGGCCAGTCGCATCACCCGGCAGGCAAAGCTCATCCGGATGCGCTCGGGCTGCACCGCCCGGGCCAGGCGGCGCCACGTCTGGCCCGCGTCGTCGCTCCGGAAGACGCCGACCGGTGACGTGCCGGCGTAGAGCCGGCGCGGGTCGGTCGGGTGGACGAGGACCGACCACACCTCCACGCCCTCGGGAATACCGAGACGCTCCCAGCGCTCGCCCCCGTCCGTGCTGCGGTAGAGGCCGCTCCGCGTGCCCAGGTAGATCAGGTCGGGCTCGGTCGGGTGCACGGTGATCGCCTGCACGTCGACCGCGTCGGGCAAGCCCTTGGTGAGCTGCTCCCAGTGACCATTGCCCACGGCCTGCCGGAAGAGACCGCCGCGGGAATGGGACCCGACTCGCGCCGCACCGACGAAGACGTGAGAGCGTCCGGATGCGCTGGCCATGTGGCGCCTCGCTTGTCGTCTCAGTGGAAGCTCGAGATCGTGGGCAGGCGCTGGCCGGGCACGGGGTTGGCCACCGCGTCCTCCAGGCTGCGGGCCGGCCGCCACTCGGACCCCGGGCGGGCCGCGCCCGTGGTGCCCACCTGATCGATGTTCCAGTAGATTTCCAGGTTGTTGCCGTCGGGATCCTGGAACTCGATGGCGAACTGGCAGCCGGCGCGCCGGCGGCCCTCGAAGTGGATGGGGATGCCTTGCTTCTTGAGCCAGCCGCGGGCCCGGAACACCTCGTCCAGGCTTCCCACCTCGAAGGCGAAGTGATCCATACGGCTCGCGTCCCGCTTGGGCGCGCCGCCGATAAGCGCCACGCCGTGATGGTCGGTGTTGACGCGCAGGAAGACCATGCCCCCCGGCCGCATGCTGTCAGGGTAGCGGTCGCTGATCCTGAGGCCCAGCACCTCCGTGTAGAAGCGCACCGAAGCTTCGAGATCGCTCACCTGGAGCACGACGTGACCGATCTTGCGCAGCTCGAATTCGCGGGGGGCGTCTGCCTTGTCCGACATCCTTGTATCTCCCTGGGAGGCGTCGATCCTGGCCGAGTGTAGGCGATCCACGGACGGCACGCAACGCGCCGCCAAGTGCAGTAGGATGTGCGTCGACGATAGTGGGGGCCCCGGCGGAGCCGTGACGCCCCTCGAAACGGAGATTGACGATGGCGTACGACCTGGTGATCAAGAACGGCGTGGTGATCGATGGATCCGGCCTGCCCCGCTACCGGGCGGACGTGGGCGTGCGCTACGGGCGCATCGTGACGATTGGCCGCATCCGTGACCGGGCGCGGGAGGTCATCGACGCCGACGGCCAGGTGGTGGCGCCCGGCTTCGTCGACGGGCACACCCACATGGACGCCCAGATCTTCTGGGATCCCCTGGGCACGTCCTCGTGCTGGCACGGCATCACCACTGTGGTGATGGGCAACTGCGGATTCACCCTCGCCCCCTGCGCGGCGGCCGACAAGGACATGGTGATCCGCAATCTGCAGCGCGCCGAGGACATCCCGCCCGCGGCGATGGCTGCCGGTATCGAATGGCGGTGGACTACCTATCCCGAGTACCTCGATTGCCTGGAGGCCCTGCCCAAGGGGATCAACTACGCCGGCTACATCGGCCACTCGGCCCTGCGCACCTATGTGATGGGCGAGCGGGCCTTCGAGCAGCCGGCCGGAGAGGACGATCTGCGCGCCATGGCGCGCGAGCTGCGGGACGCCCTGCGCGCCGGCGCCATCGGCTTCACCACCTCTCGCTCGCCCAGCCATGAGACGCCCGACGGCCGTCCGGTGGCGAGCCGGGTGGCCACGTGGGACGAGGTGCGTCGCCTCGTGGGCGCCATGGGCGAGCTGGGCGCGGGAATCTTCGAGCTGGCCGGCGAGGAGGTCGACCGCACGCCGGGCAACCCGGGACTACGGGACTACCACGTGCGCCTGCGCGATCTGGCCGTGGAGACGGGTCGCCCCGTGACGTTCGGGGTCTTCGGCCGGCGGGCCGTCCCCGGGGTCTGGCGCAAGTACCTGGACCTGCTCGACGAGACGGCCGCCGCCGGGGGCCGCATGTTCGCCCAGGCCCACAGCCGCTCGCTGAGCGCGTTGCTGTCGTTCAAGACCCAGCTGCCCTTCGACCGCCTGCCCGTGTGGAAGGAGCTGCGTGCCCTGCCCATCGAGGAGCAGCGGCGGCGGCTGCGCGACCCCGACCTGCGCCGTCGTCTCGTGGAGAACTCGGGCGCGCGCGATGACCGGCGCGCCCTCGGCACCGAGGCCCGGCCGGCCAACTACGACTGGCTCTTCGTGTTCGACACGGTGGACGGGCCGCATCGCTCGGTGGCCGAGGTGGCGCGGGAGCGCGGTCAGCATCCGGCCGAGGCCATGATCGACCTGGCGCTGGACAGGGACCTGGACCTGTTCTTCCTGCAGC encodes the following:
- a CDS encoding amidohydrolase family protein, with protein sequence MAYDLVIKNGVVIDGSGLPRYRADVGVRYGRIVTIGRIRDRAREVIDADGQVVAPGFVDGHTHMDAQIFWDPLGTSSCWHGITTVVMGNCGFTLAPCAAADKDMVIRNLQRAEDIPPAAMAAGIEWRWTTYPEYLDCLEALPKGINYAGYIGHSALRTYVMGERAFEQPAGEDDLRAMARELRDALRAGAIGFTTSRSPSHETPDGRPVASRVATWDEVRRLVGAMGELGAGIFELAGEEVDRTPGNPGLRDYHVRLRDLAVETGRPVTFGVFGRRAVPGVWRKYLDLLDETAAAGGRMFAQAHSRSLSALLSFKTQLPFDRLPVWKELRALPIEEQRRRLRDPDLRRRLVENSGARDDRRALGTEARPANYDWLFVFDTVDGPHRSVAEVARERGQHPAEAMIDLALDRDLDLFFLQPVANEDQDVALEIMRHPRCVVTFSDSGAHVSQLMDASLQTHLLSHWVRARQAFTLEQAVRMLTLVPATLWGFADRGLLREGMAADLVIFDPDTIAAEMPEVVDDLPAGARRLVQRTRGVAATVVNGEVLLRDGKHTGALPGRLLRGPLARRA
- a CDS encoding VOC family protein; protein product: MSDKADAPREFELRKIGHVVLQVSDLEASVRFYTEVLGLRISDRYPDSMRPGGMVFLRVNTDHHGVALIGGAPKRDASRMDHFAFEVGSLDEVFRARGWLKKQGIPIHFEGRRRAGCQFAIEFQDPDGNNLEIYWNIDQVGTTGAARPGSEWRPARSLEDAVANPVPGQRLPTISSFH